One Trichosurus vulpecula isolate mTriVul1 chromosome 7, mTriVul1.pri, whole genome shotgun sequence genomic region harbors:
- the CLUH gene encoding clustered mitochondria protein homolog isoform X2 produces the protein MQQPPPPLPRQVPELPTVMLLNGDCLDKKSEEPKENGHQEAEPSDEASGQEVIVIQDTGFTVKILVPGIETFSLQVSPQEMVQEIHQVLMDREDTCHRTCFSLQLDGNVLDNFSELRTIEGLEEGSMLRVVEEPYTVREARIHVRHIRDLLKSLDPSDAFNGVDCNSLSFLSVFTDGDLGDSGKRKKKGIEMEPIDCTPPEHILPGSKERPLCALQPQNRDWKPLQCLKVLTMSGWNPPPGNRKMHGDLMYLFVITAEDRHVSITASTRGFYLNQSTAYNFNPKPASPRFLSHSLVELLNQISPTFKKNFALLQKKRVQRHPFERIATPFQIYSWTAPQVEHAMDCVRAEDAYTSRLGYEEHIPGQTRDWNEELQTTRELPRKNLPERLLRERAIFKVHSDFTAAATRGAMAVIDGNVMAINPSEETKMQMFIWNNIFFSLGFDVRDHYKDFGGDVAAYVAPTNDLNGVRTYNAVDVEGLYTLGTVVVDYRGYRVTAQSIIPGILEREQEQSVIYGSIDFGKTVVSHPRYLELLEKTSRPLKIQRHRVLNDRDEEVELCSSVECKGIIGNDGRHYILDLLRTFPPDLNFLPVTGEELPEDCRRAGFPKPHRHKLCCLRQELVDAFVEHRYLLFMKLAAIQLMQQKANRAESPGPLENGTSEAGASETPEAVEAAGEEGASGLAKVKELAETIASDNGPVDPRSREVIQNACKAVGSVSSTSFDIRFNPDIFSPGVRFPESCQDEVRDQKQLLKDAAAFLLSCQIPGLVKDCTDHTVLPMDGATLAEAMHQRGINIRYLGKVLDFVLRSPARPQLDHIYKIGISELITRSAKHIFKTYLQGVELSGLSAAISHFLNCFLSSFPNPVAHLPADELVSKKKNKRRKNRPPGGADNTAWAVMTPQELWKDICQEAKNYFDFDLECETVDQAVETFGLQKITLLREISLKTGIQILLKEYSFDSRHKPAFTEEDVLNIFPVVKHVNPKASDAFHFFQSGQAKVQQGFLKEGCELITEALNLFNNVYGAMHVEICACLRLLARLHYIMGDYAEALSNQQKAVLMSERVLGIEHPNTIQEYMHLALYCFASSQLSTALSLLYRARYLLLLVFGEDHPEMALLDNNIGLVLHGVMEYELALRFLENALSINAKYHGAKSLKVALSHHLVARVYESKAEFRSALQHEKEGYTIYKSQLGENHEKTKESSDYLKCLTQQAVALQRTMNEIYRNGSSANIVPLKVTAPSMASVLEQLHIINGILFIPLSQKDLENLKAEVVRRHQLQETSKATIRDSDAAAAAAQSREEAESSLLPGDDPPTLSSV, from the exons atGCAGCAGCCACCGCCGCCACTGCCCAGACAAG TCCCAGAGCTCCCAACAGTCATGCTGCTGAACGGGGACTGTCTGGACAAGAAGAGTGAGGAGCCCAAGGAGAATGGGCACCAAGAGGCCGAGCCCAGCGATGAGGCCAGTGGACAGGAGGTCATTGTCATCCAGGACACCGGTTTCACTGTCAAGATCTTGGTCCCAGGGATCGAGACTTTCTCATTGCAG GTTTCTCCCCAAGAGATGGTCCAGGAGATCCACCAGGTGTTGATGGATCGGGAGGACACCTGCCACCGAACATGCTTCTCTTTGCAACTGGATGGCAATGTGCTGGACAACTTCTCAGAGCTCCGGACCATTGAGGGGCTGGAGGAAGGCTCTATGCTGCGAGTGGTGGAAG AGCCATATACCGTTCGGGAAGCCAGAATCCATGTGCGCCACATCCGAGACCTTTTGAAAAGCCTGGATCCCTCAGATGCCTTCAATGGAGTAGACTGcaactccctctccttcctcagtgTCTTCACAGATGGTGACCTAGGAG AtagtgggaagaggaagaagaagggcatTGAAATGGAGCCCATTGACTGCACACCCCCTGAGCATATCCTCCCCGGGAGCAAGGAACGGCCGCTCTGTGCTCTGCAGCCTCAGAACCGAGACTGGAAG CCTCTGCAGTGTCTAAAGGTGCTCACCATGAGCGGCTGGAACCCCCCACCTGGCAACCGCAAGATGCACGGGGATCTCATGTACCTCTTTGTGATCACGGCTGAGGACCGCCACGTCAGCATCACGGCCTCCACAAGGGGCTTTTACCTGAACCA GTCCACAGCATACAACTTCAACCCCAAACCTGCCAGCCCCCGATTCCTGAGCCATTCCTTGGTGGAGCTGCTTAACCAGATCAGTCCAACCTTCAAAAAAAACTTTGCTCTCCTGCAGAAGAAAAG GGTCCAGCGCCATCCTTTCGAGAGGATCGCCACCCCGTTCCAGATTTATAGCTGGACAGCCCCCCAGGTGGAGCACGCCATGGACTGTGTGCGGGCTGAGGATGCCTACACGTCCCGACTGGGCTATGAAGAGCACATCCCTGGCCAG ACCCGAGACTGGAATGAGGAGTTACAGACGACAAGGGAGCTTCCCCGGAAGAACCTTCCTGAGAGGCTGCTGAGGGAGCGTGCCATCTTTAAG GTCCATAGTGACTTCACAGCAGCAGCCACCCGGGGGGCCATGGCAGTCATTGATGGCAACGTCATGGCTATCAACCCCAGTGAGGAGACCAAGATGCAGATGTTCATCTGGAACAACATTTTCTTCAGCCTGGGCTTCGATGTCCGAGACCACTACAAGGACTTCGGTGGGGATGTGGCTGCCTACGTAGCCCCCACCAATGACCTGAATGGGGTGCGCACCTACAACGCAGTTGACGTCGAGGGCCTCTACACTCTGGGCACGGTGGTGGTAGACTACCGCGGGTACCGCGTCACGGCCCAGTCCATCATCCCTGGCATCCTCGAGCGGGAGCAGGAGCAGAGCGTCATCTACGGCTCCATTGACTTTGGCAAGACGGTGGTGTCACATCCACGCTACCTGGAGCTCCTGGAGAAGACGAGCCGGCCCCTGAAGATCCAGCGGCACCGAGTGCTCAATGACCGCGACGAGGAGGTGGAGCTGTGTTCCTCCGTGGAGTGCAAAGGCATCATCGGTAATGATGGCCGGCACTACATTCTGGACCTGCTGCGTACCTTCCCCCCTGACCTAAATTTCCTGCCTGTGACTGGCGAGGAGCTGCCCGAGGACTGCCGGCGGGCCGGCTTCCCCAAGCCTCAccgccacaagctctgctgtCTGCGCCAAGAGCTGGTGGATGCCTTTGTGGAGCACAG GTACCTCCTCTTCATGAAACTGGCAGCCATTCAGCTCATGCAGCAGAAAGCCAACAGGGCCGAGAGCCCAGGCCCGCTGGAGAACGGTACTTCTGAGGCCGGGGCTTCAGAGACACCAGAGGCCGTGGAGGCTGCAGGGGAGGAAGGGGCCAGTGGCCTAGCCAAGGTGAAGGAGCTCGCGGAGACCATTGCCTCCGACAACGGCCCAG TGGACCCCAGGAGCCGGGAGGTGATCCAGAATGCCTGCAAGGCTGTGGGCTCTGTCAGCAGCACCTCCTTCGATATCCGCTTCAACCCTGACATCTTTTCACCGG GTGTGAGATTCCCTGAGTCCTGCCAGGACGAAGTTCGGGACCAGAAACAGCTGCTGAAAGATGCTGCAGCCTTCTTGCTGTCCTGCCAGATTCCTGGCCTG GTGAAAGACTGCACAGACCACACAGTGCTGCCCATGGATGGGGCCACATTGGCAGAAGCCATGCACCAGCGTGGCATCAATATCCGCTACCTAGGCAAGGTGCTGGACTTTGTGCTCAGGAGCCCCGCCCGACCTCAGCTGGACCACATTTAT AAAATTGGCATCAGTGAACTCATCACTCGTTCTGCCAAGCATATCTTCAAGACATACCTTCAG GGTGTGGAGCTCTCAGGCCTCTCAGCAGCCATCAGCCACTTCCTCAACTGCTTCCTCAGTTCCTTCCCTAACCCTGTTGCCCACCTCCCTGCTGATGAGCTTGTCtccaagaagaagaacaagagaaggaaaaaccGGCCTCCAGGAGGGGCTGACAACACGGCCTGGGCTGTCATGACCCCCCAGGAACTCTGGAAGGACATCTGCCAGGAGGCcaagaattattttgatttcgACCTTGAGtg TGAGACCGTTGACCAGGCTGTGGAAACCTTTGGACTGCAGAAGATAACCCTCCTCCGGGAGATCTCCCTGAAAACTGGAATCCAG ATCTTACTGAAAGAATACAGCTTTGACAGCAGGCATAAGCCGGCCTTCACTGAGGAGGACGTCCTCAACATCTTTCCTGTGGTCAAACATGTCAACCCCAAGGCCTCGGATGCCTTCCATTTCTTCCAGAGTGGCCAGGCCAAAGTGCAGCAGG GCTTTTTGAAGGAGGGCTGTGAGCTCATCACGGAGGCCCTGAACCTCTTCAATAACGTGTATGGGGCCATGCACGTGGAGATCTGTGCCTGCCTCCGCCTTCTCGCCCGGCTTCACTACATCATGGGGGACTACGCAGAG GCCTTAAGTAACCAGCAGAAGGCAGTGCTGATGAGTGAGCGAGTGCTGGGAATCGAGCACCCCAACACCATCCAGGAATAC ATGCACCTGGCGCTCTATTGCTTTGCCAGCAGCCAGTTGTCCACAGCTTTGAGCCTGCTCTACCGCGCCCGTTACCTGCTGCTGTTGGTCTTTGGGGAAGACCATCCAGAAATGGCTCTGCTGGAT AACAACATTGGACTGGTGCTGCATGGGGTCATGGAGTATGAATTGGCCCTGCGCTTCCTGGAGAACGCTCTGAGCATCAATGCCAAGTACCACGGGGCCAAGTCCCTCAAGGTGGCCCTCAG TCACCACCTGGTGGCCCGGGTCTATGAGAGCAAAGCCGAGTTCCGATCTGCCCTGCAGCATGAGAAGGAGGGTTACACCATCTATAAGAGCCAG CTCGGAGAGAACCATGAGAAGACCAAGGAGAGCTCAGATTACCTGAAGTGCCTCACCCAGCAGGCTGTGGCCTTGCAGCGCACCATGAATGAAATCTACCGCAATGGCTCCAGTGCCAACATCGTGCCCCTCAAG GTCACAGCCCCCAGCATGGCCAGTGTCCTGGAGCAGCTTCACATCATTAATGGCATCCTCTTCATTCCGCTCAG CCAAAAAGATCTGGAGAACCTGAAGGCCGAGGTGGTGCGGCGGCACCAGCTTCAAGAAACCAGCAAGGCCACCATACGGGATTCAgatgctgctgccgctgctgcacAGTCTCGAGAGGAGGCAGAGTCTAGTCTCTTGCCTGGGGATGATCCCCCCACCTTGAGCTCAGTATGA
- the CLUH gene encoding clustered mitochondria protein homolog isoform X1 has translation MQQPPPPLPRQVPELPTVMLLNGDCLDKKSEEPKENGHQEAEPSDEASGQEVIVIQDTGFTVKILVPGIETFSLQVSPQEMVQEIHQVLMDREDTCHRTCFSLQLDGNVLDNFSELRTIEGLEEGSMLRVVEEPYTVREARIHVRHIRDLLKSLDPSDAFNGVDCNSLSFLSVFTDGDLGDSGKRKKKGIEMEPIDCTPPEHILPGSKERPLCALQPQNRDWKPLQCLKVLTMSGWNPPPGNRKMHGDLMYLFVITAEDRHVSITASTRGFYLNQSTAYNFNPKPASPRFLSHSLVELLNQISPTFKKNFALLQKKRVQRHPFERIATPFQIYSWTAPQVEHAMDCVRAEDAYTSRLGYEEHIPGQTRDWNEELQTTRELPRKNLPERLLRERAIFKVHSDFTAAATRGAMAVIDGNVMAINPSEETKMQMFIWNNIFFSLGFDVRDHYKDFGGDVAAYVAPTNDLNGVRTYNAVDVEGLYTLGTVVVDYRGYRVTAQSIIPGILEREQEQSVIYGSIDFGKTVVSHPRYLELLEKTSRPLKIQRHRVLNDRDEEVELCSSVECKGIIGNDGRHYILDLLRTFPPDLNFLPVTGEELPEDCRRAGFPKPHRHKLCCLRQELVDAFVEHRYLLFMKLAAIQLMQQKANRAESPGPLENGTSEAGASETPEAVEAAGEEGASGLAKVKELAETIASDNGPAVDPRSREVIQNACKAVGSVSSTSFDIRFNPDIFSPGVRFPESCQDEVRDQKQLLKDAAAFLLSCQIPGLVKDCTDHTVLPMDGATLAEAMHQRGINIRYLGKVLDFVLRSPARPQLDHIYKIGISELITRSAKHIFKTYLQGVELSGLSAAISHFLNCFLSSFPNPVAHLPADELVSKKKNKRRKNRPPGGADNTAWAVMTPQELWKDICQEAKNYFDFDLECETVDQAVETFGLQKITLLREISLKTGIQILLKEYSFDSRHKPAFTEEDVLNIFPVVKHVNPKASDAFHFFQSGQAKVQQGFLKEGCELITEALNLFNNVYGAMHVEICACLRLLARLHYIMGDYAEALSNQQKAVLMSERVLGIEHPNTIQEYMHLALYCFASSQLSTALSLLYRARYLLLLVFGEDHPEMALLDNNIGLVLHGVMEYELALRFLENALSINAKYHGAKSLKVALSHHLVARVYESKAEFRSALQHEKEGYTIYKSQLGENHEKTKESSDYLKCLTQQAVALQRTMNEIYRNGSSANIVPLKVTAPSMASVLEQLHIINGILFIPLSQKDLENLKAEVVRRHQLQETSKATIRDSDAAAAAAQSREEAESSLLPGDDPPTLSSV, from the exons atGCAGCAGCCACCGCCGCCACTGCCCAGACAAG TCCCAGAGCTCCCAACAGTCATGCTGCTGAACGGGGACTGTCTGGACAAGAAGAGTGAGGAGCCCAAGGAGAATGGGCACCAAGAGGCCGAGCCCAGCGATGAGGCCAGTGGACAGGAGGTCATTGTCATCCAGGACACCGGTTTCACTGTCAAGATCTTGGTCCCAGGGATCGAGACTTTCTCATTGCAG GTTTCTCCCCAAGAGATGGTCCAGGAGATCCACCAGGTGTTGATGGATCGGGAGGACACCTGCCACCGAACATGCTTCTCTTTGCAACTGGATGGCAATGTGCTGGACAACTTCTCAGAGCTCCGGACCATTGAGGGGCTGGAGGAAGGCTCTATGCTGCGAGTGGTGGAAG AGCCATATACCGTTCGGGAAGCCAGAATCCATGTGCGCCACATCCGAGACCTTTTGAAAAGCCTGGATCCCTCAGATGCCTTCAATGGAGTAGACTGcaactccctctccttcctcagtgTCTTCACAGATGGTGACCTAGGAG AtagtgggaagaggaagaagaagggcatTGAAATGGAGCCCATTGACTGCACACCCCCTGAGCATATCCTCCCCGGGAGCAAGGAACGGCCGCTCTGTGCTCTGCAGCCTCAGAACCGAGACTGGAAG CCTCTGCAGTGTCTAAAGGTGCTCACCATGAGCGGCTGGAACCCCCCACCTGGCAACCGCAAGATGCACGGGGATCTCATGTACCTCTTTGTGATCACGGCTGAGGACCGCCACGTCAGCATCACGGCCTCCACAAGGGGCTTTTACCTGAACCA GTCCACAGCATACAACTTCAACCCCAAACCTGCCAGCCCCCGATTCCTGAGCCATTCCTTGGTGGAGCTGCTTAACCAGATCAGTCCAACCTTCAAAAAAAACTTTGCTCTCCTGCAGAAGAAAAG GGTCCAGCGCCATCCTTTCGAGAGGATCGCCACCCCGTTCCAGATTTATAGCTGGACAGCCCCCCAGGTGGAGCACGCCATGGACTGTGTGCGGGCTGAGGATGCCTACACGTCCCGACTGGGCTATGAAGAGCACATCCCTGGCCAG ACCCGAGACTGGAATGAGGAGTTACAGACGACAAGGGAGCTTCCCCGGAAGAACCTTCCTGAGAGGCTGCTGAGGGAGCGTGCCATCTTTAAG GTCCATAGTGACTTCACAGCAGCAGCCACCCGGGGGGCCATGGCAGTCATTGATGGCAACGTCATGGCTATCAACCCCAGTGAGGAGACCAAGATGCAGATGTTCATCTGGAACAACATTTTCTTCAGCCTGGGCTTCGATGTCCGAGACCACTACAAGGACTTCGGTGGGGATGTGGCTGCCTACGTAGCCCCCACCAATGACCTGAATGGGGTGCGCACCTACAACGCAGTTGACGTCGAGGGCCTCTACACTCTGGGCACGGTGGTGGTAGACTACCGCGGGTACCGCGTCACGGCCCAGTCCATCATCCCTGGCATCCTCGAGCGGGAGCAGGAGCAGAGCGTCATCTACGGCTCCATTGACTTTGGCAAGACGGTGGTGTCACATCCACGCTACCTGGAGCTCCTGGAGAAGACGAGCCGGCCCCTGAAGATCCAGCGGCACCGAGTGCTCAATGACCGCGACGAGGAGGTGGAGCTGTGTTCCTCCGTGGAGTGCAAAGGCATCATCGGTAATGATGGCCGGCACTACATTCTGGACCTGCTGCGTACCTTCCCCCCTGACCTAAATTTCCTGCCTGTGACTGGCGAGGAGCTGCCCGAGGACTGCCGGCGGGCCGGCTTCCCCAAGCCTCAccgccacaagctctgctgtCTGCGCCAAGAGCTGGTGGATGCCTTTGTGGAGCACAG GTACCTCCTCTTCATGAAACTGGCAGCCATTCAGCTCATGCAGCAGAAAGCCAACAGGGCCGAGAGCCCAGGCCCGCTGGAGAACGGTACTTCTGAGGCCGGGGCTTCAGAGACACCAGAGGCCGTGGAGGCTGCAGGGGAGGAAGGGGCCAGTGGCCTAGCCAAGGTGAAGGAGCTCGCGGAGACCATTGCCTCCGACAACGGCCCAG cAGTGGACCCCAGGAGCCGGGAGGTGATCCAGAATGCCTGCAAGGCTGTGGGCTCTGTCAGCAGCACCTCCTTCGATATCCGCTTCAACCCTGACATCTTTTCACCGG GTGTGAGATTCCCTGAGTCCTGCCAGGACGAAGTTCGGGACCAGAAACAGCTGCTGAAAGATGCTGCAGCCTTCTTGCTGTCCTGCCAGATTCCTGGCCTG GTGAAAGACTGCACAGACCACACAGTGCTGCCCATGGATGGGGCCACATTGGCAGAAGCCATGCACCAGCGTGGCATCAATATCCGCTACCTAGGCAAGGTGCTGGACTTTGTGCTCAGGAGCCCCGCCCGACCTCAGCTGGACCACATTTAT AAAATTGGCATCAGTGAACTCATCACTCGTTCTGCCAAGCATATCTTCAAGACATACCTTCAG GGTGTGGAGCTCTCAGGCCTCTCAGCAGCCATCAGCCACTTCCTCAACTGCTTCCTCAGTTCCTTCCCTAACCCTGTTGCCCACCTCCCTGCTGATGAGCTTGTCtccaagaagaagaacaagagaaggaaaaaccGGCCTCCAGGAGGGGCTGACAACACGGCCTGGGCTGTCATGACCCCCCAGGAACTCTGGAAGGACATCTGCCAGGAGGCcaagaattattttgatttcgACCTTGAGtg TGAGACCGTTGACCAGGCTGTGGAAACCTTTGGACTGCAGAAGATAACCCTCCTCCGGGAGATCTCCCTGAAAACTGGAATCCAG ATCTTACTGAAAGAATACAGCTTTGACAGCAGGCATAAGCCGGCCTTCACTGAGGAGGACGTCCTCAACATCTTTCCTGTGGTCAAACATGTCAACCCCAAGGCCTCGGATGCCTTCCATTTCTTCCAGAGTGGCCAGGCCAAAGTGCAGCAGG GCTTTTTGAAGGAGGGCTGTGAGCTCATCACGGAGGCCCTGAACCTCTTCAATAACGTGTATGGGGCCATGCACGTGGAGATCTGTGCCTGCCTCCGCCTTCTCGCCCGGCTTCACTACATCATGGGGGACTACGCAGAG GCCTTAAGTAACCAGCAGAAGGCAGTGCTGATGAGTGAGCGAGTGCTGGGAATCGAGCACCCCAACACCATCCAGGAATAC ATGCACCTGGCGCTCTATTGCTTTGCCAGCAGCCAGTTGTCCACAGCTTTGAGCCTGCTCTACCGCGCCCGTTACCTGCTGCTGTTGGTCTTTGGGGAAGACCATCCAGAAATGGCTCTGCTGGAT AACAACATTGGACTGGTGCTGCATGGGGTCATGGAGTATGAATTGGCCCTGCGCTTCCTGGAGAACGCTCTGAGCATCAATGCCAAGTACCACGGGGCCAAGTCCCTCAAGGTGGCCCTCAG TCACCACCTGGTGGCCCGGGTCTATGAGAGCAAAGCCGAGTTCCGATCTGCCCTGCAGCATGAGAAGGAGGGTTACACCATCTATAAGAGCCAG CTCGGAGAGAACCATGAGAAGACCAAGGAGAGCTCAGATTACCTGAAGTGCCTCACCCAGCAGGCTGTGGCCTTGCAGCGCACCATGAATGAAATCTACCGCAATGGCTCCAGTGCCAACATCGTGCCCCTCAAG GTCACAGCCCCCAGCATGGCCAGTGTCCTGGAGCAGCTTCACATCATTAATGGCATCCTCTTCATTCCGCTCAG CCAAAAAGATCTGGAGAACCTGAAGGCCGAGGTGGTGCGGCGGCACCAGCTTCAAGAAACCAGCAAGGCCACCATACGGGATTCAgatgctgctgccgctgctgcacAGTCTCGAGAGGAGGCAGAGTCTAGTCTCTTGCCTGGGGATGATCCCCCCACCTTGAGCTCAGTATGA